The Poecilia reticulata strain Guanapo unplaced genomic scaffold, Guppy_female_1.0+MT scaffold_155, whole genome shotgun sequence genome includes a region encoding these proteins:
- the cunh5orf24 gene encoding UPF0461 protein C5orf24 homolog, whose protein sequence is MMRQVTTSDFCMSSRPSCLAEDAHHPAAHFDLCASQPSKFYPPPPPASLQMTLAPMALPAQSHKPLGCHRQDLLGADPRAPGKIPGLKGSEQTPGEAKKKTKGGGKSGRRGRPLGTTKLAGYRTSTGRPLGTTRAAGFKTSPGRPLGTTRAAGYKVSPGRPPGSIKGLSRLNKLAYSSSCSAAAFPYPLPHKDVLCEPSCKDKAAAEDRLCTVSTSP, encoded by the coding sequence ATGATGCGCCAGGTGACCACCAGCGACTTCTGCATGAGCAGCAGGCCGTCCTGCCTGGCGGAGGACGCTCACCACCCCGCCGCTCATTTCGACCTCTGCGCCTCGCAGCCCAGCAAGTTCTACCCGCCTCCGCCGCCGGCCTCCCTGCAGATGACGCTGGCGCCGATGGCCTTACCGGCCCAGAGCCACAAGCCGCTGGGCTGCCACAGACAGGACCTTCTGGGTGCTGACCCGCGCGCACCTGGGAAAATACCTGGCCTGAAGGGCTCGGAGCAAACGCCCGGCGAGGCGAAGAAAAAGACCAAAGGCGGCGGGAAGTCGGGCCGGCGCGGCCGGCCGCTGGGCACCACCAAGCTGGCCGGGTACAGAACCAGCACCGGGCGGCCCCTCGGCACCACCAGGGCCGCGGGGTTCAAGACGAGCCCGGGGAGGCCGCTCGGCACCACGCGGGCCGCGGGGTACAAGGTCAGCCCCGGGCGGCCCCCCGGCAGCATCAAGGGCCTGTCCCGCCTCAACAAACTGGcttacagcagcagctgcagcgcgGCGGCGTTCCCCTACCCTCTACCGCACAAAGACGTCCTCTGTGAACCTTCCTGCAAAGACAAGGCGGCCGCCGAGGACCGGCTCTGCACCGTCTCCACCTCGCCCTGA
- the txndc15 gene encoding thioredoxin domain-containing protein 15, translated as MSRKYRKPFITFVLLFIFHSPAMLSLSAETAEGTDESPQVVLSEEAENKPSFVESEELDSLPRRQFKTAEIADAVMGTETPIDPSDIESLIPRNVKDFQSGFSPPCDGNGDQCVSPAQAEDLELLEEPEAESMQQVTLEMVPAEPAAEEANTTETAKTFKVNCDKRNVTGLESFTVQVLNSSQDLMDFLNANSTECSVVLFFTAWCQFSAKLAPHFNALPRVFPSMHFLALDASQHSSLSTRFGTVAVPNILLFQGAKPMARFNHTDRTLEMLSSFITNQTGFEAGPNRDVTEGDRKGPLPSVPVRGIDWLLVFSILFITAFIVYAILRADSLRWLIPGQEHEHQD; from the exons atgtcgCGGAAGTATCGCAAACCTTTTATAacgtttgttttgttatttatttttcatagtcCCGCCATGTTGAGTCTATCGGCGGAGACAGCAGAAG gaACTGATGAGTCTCCTCAGGTTGTTCTGTCAGAGGAGGCGGAGAATAAACCCAGCTTTGTTGAGTCGGAGGAGTTGGACTCTTTGCCCAGAAGGCAGTTTAAGACGGCTGAAATCGCAGACGCGGTGATGGGGACTGAAACCCCGATCGACCCGTCTGACATCGAATCCCTGATTCCCAGGAACGTGAAGGACTTCCAGTCGGGCTTCTCTCCCCCCTGCGACGGGAACGGCGATCAGTGCGTCTCGCCTGCGCAGGCCGAAgacctggagctgctggaggaaccGGAAGCAGAATCAATGCAGCAG GTCACGCTGGAGATGGTCCCTGCAGaacctgcagctgaagaagcGAACACCACAGAGACAGCAAAGACGTTTAAAGTGAACTGTGACAAGAGGAACGTCACAGGCCTGGAGAGCTTCACCGTTCAGGTCCTCAACTCCTCACAG GACCTGATGGATTTTCTCAACGCCAACAGCACCGAGTGCTCTGTGGTCCTGTTCTTCACAGCCTGGTGTCAGTTCTCAGCCAAACTGGCGCCGCACTTCAACGCCCTGCCCCGCGTTTTTCCCAGCATGCATTTCCTGGCGCTGGATGCCTCGCAGCACAGCAG TCTGTCCACCAGGTTTGGGACGGTGGCCGTTCCCAACATCCTGCTGTTCCAGGGGGCCAAACCTATGGCTCGCTTCAACCACACGGACCGAACGCTGGAGATGCTCAGCTCCTTCATCACCAACCAGACAG GGTTTGAAGCGGGCCCCAACAGAGACGTGACAGAGGGAGACCGGAAGGGGCCCCTGCCCAGCGTCCCGGTGAGAGGCATCGACTGGCTGCTCGTCTTCTCCATCCTCTTCATCACGGCCTTCATCGTCTACGCCATCCTGCGGGCGGACAGCCTGCGCTGGCTCATACCGGGACAGGAGCACGAACACCAGGACTGA